CAGCACAATGGTCCTGCTCTGTAAGATCAGGGTCTTTTTATTTCCTGTGCAGGGCAACATTTTTAAGATGTTCTTGCCTGgcctacagtaggcctacgAAGGGCAGACTATCAATAGTAGGCCTTGGGCTTGTTTCAGTCACAGGGTAACCCGAAGGTATGCTATCTGTTTTTAAATCTGGTTGTTGTTTTATTACAGTTGGACCAAAATGTATAACAAGTCAATTTTCATattagggattttttttttgagagcacacaataaaacaaaaacTATTGTCATCATGCTGAATaagtttgtattttttatactaATACGGAATATTTTGCTACCCAGTTATGACAACAGATGTACAATATGATGTAATATGGGTACAATTCACCTGGATTAATTCTGACAATCTGCCCAGGCTGCATTAGTACGAGCCACATATACAGTTACCTTAATCTATAAGTAATAGACTACCTACCTGAGATGGGTGTCGAGATGGGCTCAGTAGCAAAATGCTGTCTTTGTTGATGTCATTTTCTTGGCAGCACTATGTTCAGACAAGAAGACTGTCATAGGCAGAATGCCACCAAACCTTCTCAAATCATCACCAGCATTTTAGTTCACCTGCAAAGGAtacatgtttgtttgtcagCATCAATGAGTCACATTTGCACATAACTATGCTGTCAGTGTTCAGATaatgaaaatgtacatttagagAGGGAGAAGGCCAGTGTGATACCTTCTTGCTCACAGCTCTGCGCTGTACCGTTGAGAGCTGCACGAAGAGGAGCAGAGGTTGCTGCCCACCCCAATTCATTCAGTCACGTGACTCTTCAACGTGTTTTGATTCTTGATTATGACAAGAAAACTGTTACAGCGTCGGACTTATATATCCTAAAGTATTCGAAAGGTATGCTAGGAAACGCGTTTATTATCTAGGCCTACAAACTATCGGAAACGCGCTATGTGCGAACACTTTCAAAAAGATGTGACGTTAAAGCCGGTGCAGACTTTCGCATACCCACAATGCCTTTCGTGATTCTCTGGCACGTATGCCACACAATCAAAGGATCAATAATTATAAAAGTGGGAAATAGGTTTAGACATCAAATTGACTGTCAAAAATCACAATTACACTGAAAAAAATCGAATTATTATAACATGAATTGTGTCATCAAGGACTTTTACAAATTTCAATTTGACACAGTCTTTTGTATAGACCATATTTTTTTTCCATCTCCAGCTGTGGACCATGGTTGCttgtaggcctatgtatttTACTTAACTTGTCAAAAACGTATTTAggaataaaataacacaatgtCAAGGCTGTCTTAAAGATCATCAGAAACTAAACTTACAAATTAAAGGACTTACAAGCATCTCATCTCCCCCAGGTACTCAAGGTTCGCTAGAGACACAAATATAAATTTGTACATTTTACTATTTTGCATATTACATACATAACTTACATCTTTCAAATTCAACGGCCACCACCAAAAATAGTCTATTCAAGCCTATATGCTAAATcctaaaataaatgtttaattaCAGTATTAATATTTCTTCTGTTATTCTTTGATTTAGCATGCATTGAAATATGTCAATGTCCCTGTGAATTTCAAACCAAGATTATCATGAGTAACGCTGCAATTATTTATACAATGGTTTTTCATGCGTCTTTTTATGTAATTGAAATAGTGAGTAAATGGAACACTATTCATTAATATGACACACATCACAGGCTTCCTAATGGCCATTCGAGCATATTATCAACTTTAATTGATATATTCTGCTAAAAGGACAACCCTAAATTACACACTCTTCATTGAAAATTCTCCATTGTTGTCATGATACTTTGCCAGTGAGGTCATTTTTGTTAATTGAGCCTTGGGTTTTGACAAGAAGGACCaaacactgccatctagtgtcATCTTGATGTCTCAGAGTGACACGGAACACAccaagtgtgcatgtgtgtcttccACTTTGCTTAACTGATGGAAACTCATTAATCTATAATATATGGATTTTCTTTTCAAGTTCAGATAAAACACGTTTAACATAACATCTGAAAAGGCTTGATTTGCCATTatttaaactgtgtgtgttacctagtGCAACACCAACTTAACAAATCTCTTTATATTTTAAGATCCATTGCTTTTACCACTGTTTTGTCCTCATTTGTGGTGTGAGATTACCAAGAGTGATTTACACACAAGAGTGTTGGGATGCAGAGGATCTGCTAAGGGAAATTAATCAGTTCTGTGAGTCAGTGAGGACAATAGTTGTTAGTAGTTGACATTCAGCTAAATGACGCAATCAGCAATGAGATGCAtccttttttaaattattaacaATTAAGTGCTTCAATATTGACATAGAACACAAAAGGGTAGGATCACATGTTGTTGGCTATTCATAGCCATATTGAATCATGAACAAATATACAGAACTTATCATGTGCATGATGCCATTCACAGAAGATGTCATGGAAGCAGTCTTACCAGTAATCACTGAAGAGTTTTACAGCAGTGACAATAGCCAGAGGAAATGCTCAACCTTATCAGTACAAATGTAACCTGCTTGCAACACAAGGCTGCACATTGGGTGGATTGCCAAACTGTCTGCATCTATTCTTTCTACAGTGATCTTTGTGTCGCAACTGTAATGAATGTGATCACTCAAATATTCACATTTAATCATGAGGACGTGCATAGAAGCCCATTTATAACAACAAGCTTCTTACTTAATGCAGTTGATCTTTCTATATTGAGCAGCTTATTGGCTTCACTGATAACTGATTCCATAATGTCCAATATCAAGACCACATTCATCCGTAAAGAGaaacatttgcctttgtgtAAAGATGAATGCTGCCCAGTTGCTGTGGTTTGATAGCAAATACCATCCTGGACACtgcttgtctgtttgtttgttctcATAATTGGTACAATTAGCCTACATGATGTGTTATAACCTTTCGATCTGGTTTGATATAGCTACTTCTGATCTAAAAGAGAGTAAACGTGGTAGTTAAGGCAATTTATCAAACTTTTAAACGAATTTAGAACCCAAGAGAATCTTACAAATCGATAACCTATTAGAATTTAGGAGAAACGTAGGATACTATTTAAATTTAACACATCCTAGGCCAATTAGGTTAATCTGCTTTGCAATGTTAGTGAACCTTGTTATAATATTGGATTGACTAAATCATCCTACGATTGTCTCTCATTATTATATGACATATGTTATATGTCTTACAATAGACCTTGTGAAACCACAAATTAGTTTGGGCAATTTGCACCTGCGTGGAAGAAATCAATTTACTGTTAACATTAGATCGGACGCCAACATTAATGAAAAGACGGTGACATCTCAGTCTCCGGGCAAAGAATCGTTATTGTTTGGATGATGACAGGTTATTACAATTTGTCATTTTtaatttgtcattttagcatcATGATGGCGTATGAGTTCAAGATTGCTGACGTATGATGGAAGGCATTTCACTTTCAGCATCACCTATTCACAAACATTACTCCCGCGGGATCCTCGTGTGCAACTTCAGAACGTCAAGATCAACAAGTTGGAAGTTTCTTCCAGAAATGATATAAAGGACCACCCGTTTTTTGTGTCTGAAGAATGTTTGACTTGCGCATGTAAACTGCTCGGATTAAGTTACAGGACTGCTCTGTACTACTTTTCATTTTTATAACATGGGAGAGATCGGGCATCCATGGATTTACAAACCATCGTCATCAATGGTTGTCATTTTGCTATCAATTACATGTGTGATGCAATGTTCAGAGAATCCAGCAACTATTGAAAACGTTTATCCACGCGGCAACCACTGGGCAGTAGGTAAGAAGTatttcaacaatgacaacaaCATAGCAGGATTTCTTAACGAGGACATCAATGTGAAAATATTAATTATAGAGCTATAACGCAATTTTATAGGTTTATATTAATTCTCAATGTATTGCAGTAGAgaactgtttgtgtgtcatcAGATAGGCTACGTTTATTGAATCAGAAAAGAGGTCCCACACTTGACATGTACATAGCACCTAGAGCACCATCGGCTCCAATATCCGAATCCATTAAGGTTTTTGGTGTTTTTACGAAATGTGACATTTTGGCTGTAGTTTTTGTCTTTTGAATATGTGTTAACAAAACAAGTTGTCATAAAAAAGATGTTCCTATGTCTTTCTATCATAGAAATTTGAAACTTGAAATTGAAATCAGGACCTACAAATTATGAAAATTGTTACATCTTGTGAAAATCTTCTTTCATTATCTTTACAATCTTTATTTGCTTCCTAGGGCACTTGATGGGTAAGAAGAGCTTAGACAGCCTCTCTGGAGCAGAGGAGCGTGCTCAGGCCAGTGACCATGTGCGTCTCCCAGAAGAAAACAAACGTCCATCCAGGCTGTATGGGTCCTTACTGCTTGGACGGGAGGCCCAGAGACAACCCCCCGTCAGACTGGCTCTGTTCCGGAGCAGGCAGCAGGAACAACAAAAGAGAGACATGTTTATCCAACAGGTCAGTACTGAATGGTTTCTGTGTGTTGAGggttctcctgcctctcctacctgcctttctctctctctctctctctctctctctctctctctctctctctctctctttctctctctctctttctctctcagtgtatatatataagtatGTTTAGAATGCCGTGCATGTCTTGTCAGATTCAaatcataaaatacatttttgtcaaaTGTGTACTGCAATTTGGCTGTTGTGGCAAACTTTTACTCTACTGGAACTGTTGTGTATTTTTTATTCTTCTCTCCAAAGTTGGAAAGCCTTCTGCTCCAGGTTCTGAACACAAAGGAGAACAGCGCCAGCTGAAGAATGCTCCCTCATACAACCACACAGAGACTGCTTAACatccacacactctctgtcctaCATCTATGGCGACTCATTAGAGCGGTTCACGATTTGAATGACACCCGTGTATTTGATATACTCTTAGTAATCCATTTCAAGGGTAAACATATCACTGCTTGTCAAATATGGttaagatattttcaattgttaCAATATATTTGTGCCATCTTAATTTTTTGTGATATTTTAATGGTgtcaccacatacacaccaaccaTGTTGTGTTTAGAGCTATTAATAAATATAATACTGGGATAACTGCATAGTGAATAGCTGTGCATTCACTCATGTTTCAATATAGGTCATTACTGTTGGAGACTGGTTGAATGGCCCGAGGTGAGTGAGAGATGTAGTAGCAGATATTAACCACAATAAGACAGACAATAACTTATTTGCAGGCAGTCAGGTTCAAGATTGCATTTTAAAACTCATCGCATAAGAAcctaggagggcagagccaggataACCTACTTTAGCCTACATATTTGAATTACATACATGTTTTCAATGTTACATTACACATAAAAACCTCATTTGCCATCCTTTTTGAAGCCTACCAAAAGTTACTCTATTGTGGTCAGGTATATGGTTTACTATCAACTCATATAAAACATATGAAATAATTTTGTCTGGAAACTCAATTATTGAATGTTGAGCAACCATCTTTTCCTCCAGTGTCTTTTAGCTGTCCACTGGAAACAATGGACTTAAGTATTGGGCAAGGGGTTGCTCCCACTAAGAAAAGCTAACTGTCAAAATTTTGTTGGTAAATCTCATCCTGTTCACACAGCATTGAGGAGGATTGAACCTATTTCCTCATTTGTCACAGATGAATGATGGTTAATGGGGTACGGACCACTTACaccacttcctccctcttccagtGTAATCCTAGTGTCAAAGGAATAGTGTTTGCACAAATCAATGAGGAGGAAATGACACACATCTGTATTCTGAGTCCATGGTACACTGTATTAGTTCTCCTTTATTGTGGCTGGCATTGTCCAATAAAAGTAAGGCCATTATGATGCAAGACCTTACTGATGAGTTGATACCATGCTGCACGCATTTATATAGTTTTAAGGCTGATCTGTTGTAAGGAGTTTGTAATGCCGCAAGTGTGGAGATTTAGATTTTGAGGCAGTTGAGGTAATAATAAAACTATGTAAAATATATTGTCTTCGTGGGAAACAAATTTGCTAAATAGCTTTTTCTTGAACTCATAGAGTTCAATAATGTACCACTAGAGGGAGAAGAGGTTCATGCTTTGATATGAAGATCGAATGAAAAGAAGAAACGATCATTGTGAAATTCTGTGATTAAGTTTAAAGTAGTTTGTACAGGTTGTTCTGTGTCTTACTAAAACAAGTGTGGAACAAACATTACTCCAAAgcaaaacaaaatgtaaaacagaATTTGTTCATTAACACTTAATACAAATGAACAACGGATGCAGAAGATTAAGTTTGGTAAAGTTATGATGAGGTTTCCGCAAATGGGGAATCTAAATATGATACTACCAAGAAAAAGGATCTTGATAGGAGCCAGATATAAAGTGTGCAAAATAATAGTTTATTTATCTAAGGTAATTTTATTCTTGCAGTGTCCATCTCATAGATGTCTAAAACTCATTTCAGTACAGCTATCCAGACTCCGGATTGTGTCAATTTaccaaatatacaaataatagcAGTAGAATATTAAATGAATTATTTTAATGTGTGATTGTCCTGGAAGTAGATACATAAGaaatcaaattaagaaaacagaTTGTAATGTATGAAATaataacagacagacagcagtgaAACAAACACGTACAACTGTAAATGTTGCCACTGTAACTCAGCGGCAGCATTTAAGATCAAGTAcaacaagaagaaaaagaagtacGGTGAGAAAGAAGTGTTCTCTGTATGGCAGTCTGTAGCTcaaaagcagcagcagcaggaactTCCATCAGTACATGGGTTGTATCCATATTTGTCTATGGATCTTCCTTCATCTCTGAATGTCCCTTTGAGGAAGATGCCTTCAGTCTAATATTACCACGTCTTCCCAATAGACTGGATGTGCTCCTTAGCCTTCATCCTAAGTGAAGCGATGCTGGAGTTTCGGGGATCTGTCCCCTCTATGACCAGCTTGTCCATGAACCCAGAGCACTGGTAAGTTGGTGGAGGGCACATGGCTGTGCCTAAATGGGGCAGGTTGTGTCCGAGGGT
The Hypomesus transpacificus isolate Combined female chromosome 22, fHypTra1, whole genome shotgun sequence genome window above contains:
- the LOC124484783 gene encoding gastrin-releasing peptide, encoding MGEIGHPWIYKPSSSMVVILLSITCVMQCSENPATIENVYPRGNHWAVGHLMGKKSLDSLSGAEERAQASDHVRLPEENKRPSRLYGSLLLGREAQRQPPVRLALFRSRQQEQQKRDMFIQQLESLLLQVLNTKENSAS